DNA from Sulfitobacter albidus:
CGTGCCACGGCGACGGCCACGGCCACCAGCCAGAGCGTGAGCGCATAGGGCCCCCAAAGCGCCAGCGACTGGCCCGCGAGGCTGTCAACGGTGGCCTGCGCCAGCGTGCCCCAGGGAAAGCCGGTGAAGATATAGGCGCGGATCAACTCGACCGTGGGCAGCGTCAGGATCAGCGGCCAGGCCTGCGGCGACAGCCGCCGCGCCGTCCAGAAGGCCAGCGCCCAGAACGCGCCGCCGCCCAGCGCCATAAGGACGACGGCAAAGGGCGCCATCCAGCCGTGGCGCGCGACATCGACCAGAAAGGGCGAGACGATCCAGTGCAACGTCAGCGCGAAATAGCCAAACCCGAAGGCCCAGCCATAGAGCAGTGCCGCCTTGGGGCTGCGCGCGGCGGCGAAGTACCAGATCGCTCCGGCCAGCCCGATCATCATGGCGATGGGCAGGCCAAAGGGCGCCTGCCCCAGGGCCGTCACCGCGCCAAGGCCGGCCGCAACGCCAAGCGCACGCGCCCAGGCCGCGCGGGCCGACGTCATCCGCCGGCGGCGCCGTTCACGCGCACGCGCAACCGTTTGATCCGGCGCGGATCGGCTTCGAGCACTTCAAACTCCGGCCCGTCGGGATGCACAACGACTTCGCCGCGCGCGGGCACCGTGCCGGACAACATGAAGACCAGACCGCCCAGCGTGTCGATCTCTTCCTCATCGACCGTGTCGTGATCGGTGAGGGACTGGCCGATCTCTTCCTCGAAATCGCGCAGCGGGGTCTTGGCGAATGCCAGATATTGGCCGGGCTTTTCCTCGGTCCAGAGTTGGTCTTCCTCGACGTCGTGCTCATCCTCGATCTGGCCGACGACCTGTTCGATCAGATCCTCGATGGTGACCAGCCCGTCGACGCCACCGTATTCATCGATCACCAGCGCCATGTGGCGGCGTTCGGCCTGCATCTTGGTCAGCAGCACGCCGATGGTCATCGACGGCGGTACGTAAACCAGCGGGCGCACCATATCGGCAAGGTTGAAATTGCGCGGCTTCCCGTTGAAGCCGTGGGTGAGCGCCAGATCCTTCAGGTGCGCCATGCCGACGGGGGTATCCAGCGTCCCCTCATAGACCGGCAAGCGGGTCATGCCGCTGTCCTTGAACACGGCGACAAGCTCATCCATGTCGGCGGTTACAGGTACGGCGGTGATATCGGCCTTGGGCACCATCACGTCATCCACGCGCATGCGGCGCAGGTTGCCCATGCCGGTGGCGGCGCGGTCAGGGGTGGCGTGTACCATTTCAACGCTGCCGGGCGTTTCGGCGGGGCTGAGCGCGCCGATCACGCGGCTGAAAAAGCCTGCCTTGCTGGTTTCATCCGCATCCGGCGCCGAAGCATCGGTGTCGGGAGTGGTCTGGGGCCGCGCGCCATGCGCTGCGCCAGAAGAGCCGTCTGTGTCGCCCATTGGGTCCTGTCTTTGATCAATGCGCGTCCCCTAGAGGGGCGCGCGTGCGGTATGCTCGCCATTATATGGGTCATCAAGGCCAAGATTGCCAAGAATTTCGACCTCAAGCCCCTGCATCAGGGCGGCATCGGCATCCGTGATGTGGTCAAAACCCAACAGGTGCAGGGTGCCGTGCACGATGAGATGGGTCAGATGGGCCTTGACGGGAAGGCCCGATTCGCGGGCCTCGCGCACGCAGGTGTCGTGGCTGAGCGCGATATCGCCCAGCTCGATCATGCCATCAAAGCCCTGCTCGGGCGGCGGCGGCGCCTGCCCCGGCGCGGGCGGCGCGAGCGGCTGCGCGGGCCAGCTGAGCACATTCGTCGGCGTTGGCTTGCCGCGGAAATCGGCGTTGAGCGTGGCGATACGCGCATCGTCGCAGGCCAGCAGCGAAACCTCGCACCTGTCAAGGTCCAGATCGAGATGGCGCAGGGTGGCGGCGACCGCGCGGGGCGCCAGCGCGTCCAGATCGCAACCGGCCCACGCGGGGCATTCGATGAGAAGGTCGAGGGTGTTCATGGAGCTTTTCAATTGCGGGCGGCGTGCCGGAGGATAGGACAGGATTCAGGTATTTGGAAAAGGGTGCAGAGGGGAGGCGCGCCCGTGCGAATCAGGCGCGCCTGTGGTCAGCGGTCGCTGCCGGGGGTGCTGCGGGCGGCTTCTTCCTCATAGGCCTCGATGATGGCGGCGACGAGGGGATGGCGCACGACATCCTTGGAGGTGAAGTAGTTGAAGCTGATCTTGGGGATGTGTTTGAGCAGCCGTTCCGCATCGGCGAGGCCCGAGGCCTGACCGCGTGGCAGGTCGATCTGGGTGCGGTCGCCGGTGATGACCATGCGCGAGCCTTCGCCGAGCCGGGTGAGAAACATCTTCATCTGCATGGTGGTGGCGTTCTGCGCCTCGTCCAGTACCACGAAGGCGTTGGAGAGCGTTCGGCCGCGCATGAAGGCCAGCGGGGCGATTTCGATCGTCTTCTCCTCGCGCAGTTTTGCGAGTTGCTTGCCCGGCAGGAAGTCGTTGAGCGCGTCGTAGAGCGGCTGCATGTAGGGATCGACCTTTTCGTCCTGGGTGCCGGGCAGAAAGCCGAGTTTTTCACCGGCCTCGACGGCGGGGCGGGACAGGATGATCTTGTCGACCTTGCCTGCGATGAACATGCTGACACCGACGGCCACGGCGAGGTAGGTCTTGCCCGTGCCCGCGGGGCCGATGCCAAAGGCCATTTCGTGATCGAAGAGCGCTTGCACGTAGGCCTTCTGCGCCTGTGTGCGCGGTTCGACCCGTTTCTTGCGGGTCTGGATCTCGACATCGCCGCCGATGGGCATTTCGATCTGGTCACCGCTGCGCACGCCGGTGCCCGCGTCGGAGTTGCCCATGCGCAAGATCATATCCACATCCGCAGGCTCGACCCCGCGCCCCCCTTCGAGACGGGCGTAGAGCGCGTTGAGGATCGCCGCCCCGCGTTCGGTCGCGGCGGGATCCCCGTGCAGCGTCAGCTGGTTGCCGCGCCGGATGATCTGGATTTCGAGCGCCTTCTCGATCGCGACGAGATTCTGATCGTAGGGACCGCACAGGTCGATCAAAAGGCGGTTGTCGGGCAGGTCGAGCACCTGTGGGGCGGCGGTGTCGGTTACGGTATCGGATGCGGGCAAGGGCGGCTCCTGTAGTTGCGCGCGGAAGGGGATCAGATAGGCGTAGGAAGCGCCGGGGACCAGTGGCCACAGGCAAAAAGGGCCGCGGTGCGTCGCACCCCGGCCCTTTTGTCGCGTATTGTTGCAGGCGCGGCGATCAGATCGGATCCCCGATGATCCGGGTGGATCCTTTCTTGAAATCACCCACGGTCTGTGTGGGCGGTGCGACGCCGGAGCACACCGGCTTGCCGTATTTGTCGAGACGGGCGGAAAGATAGCCCTCGACCCCGTCGTCGATAATCCAGTGATCGCAGCCGTTCGGATCGACCCAGATCCCCGCCTCAAGCTGGCTGAGGTGCTTGCGGTCGATGCCCCGGTCGACGGTCTTGTCCGGGCCGTTCTTGGTGAATTGCGCATCCTCACAGGCGGCGAGCGCGGTGATCGCGACGAGTGCGAGGCCGATTTTCAGAGTATTCATGTCAGGCCCTTCAGCGGATGCAGATGATTTCGACGCGGCGGTTTTTGGCCTGCCCCGATGCGGTTTGGTTCGAAGCAGCGGGCTGACGCTCGCCGTAGCCACGCACGTCGGCGATGCGCACGCCAGACGCCTGTGCCACCTTGGCGACCGAATTGGCGCGGTTCAGCGACAGGCGCATGTTGTAGGCGTCAGAGGCACGGCTGTCGGTGTGGCCGGTGATGATGAAGCTTGTCGCCTGCGCCTTGGTGAAGAAGTCGCGCAGACGGGCCTGACCGTGCTTGGAGATGCGTGCGGAGTTGGTGGCAAAGAACTGGTCGCTTTGCATCACGCCGCAGACGTTGCCCCGGCGGCAGACCGGAATGCCCTGACGGTTGGTGTGCGGGGTCATGTAGCCCTCGACACCGTCGTCCATGACCCAGTGTTCGCACCCGTCGGGATCGACCCAGATCGTTGGAATGTACTGACCGCCGTCACGGTCCTGCTGAGATCTCGTTTGTGCGTCCACCGCCGTGCCCTGCAACGCAAGGGCCGCCACCAGCGCGACGGACGCCGCGGCACGCATGGCTTTGAAAAGTGTGTTTGCCACAGCTCTTTTCCTTATCTTGTTCCCCCGGAGGCGCCGATACCCGGCAGCGGGCCTTTTGGCGCGACTCCACCTCGTCAGCGTAGGCAGAAAACGCCCCGCTGGGAAGGGAATATTCGCAGATGTAGTGGGGTTTTAGCCCTTGGCCGCTAGAGAAAGCGCCAATTTTGCACAATTGACCCGGATCACGCGCCGGTGCGTAGCCGTGCGCCAAGCGAATTGGTCACCGCTTCGGTGATGGTGACGGGCACCAGATCACCGATTTGCGCCGTGCAGTCGTTGATATGCACCGCGTGCAGGTATTCGGATTTGCCGACCATCTGCCCCGGCTCGCGCCCGACCTTTTCGACAAGCACGTGCAGATCGCGGCCCACCATCTCTTGCTGGATTTCGCGCTGCTGGCGGGTGATGAGCGTCTGCAGGCGTTGCAGGCGTTCGTCGGCCTCGGCGCTGTCGACCTGCGCACGCTCCGCCGCCGGGGTGCCGGGGCGGGTGGAATATTTGAAGCTGTAGGCGTAGCCGTAGCGGACCTGCGCCACCAGATCGAGGGTCGCCTGGAAATCCGCCTCGGTCTCTTCGGGAAAGCCCACGATGAAATCGCCCGACATCATGATGTCGGGGCGGGCCTCGCGGATCCGCTCGATCAGCCGCAGGTAGCTTTCGGCGGTGTGGCTGCGGTTCATTCGCTTGAGGATGCGGTCGCTGCCCGATTGGACCGGCAGGTGCAGATAGGGCATCAGCGCGGGCGTGTCGGCGTGGGCCGCGATCAGATCGTCGGTCATGTCGTTGGGGTGCGAGGTGGTGTAGCGGATGCGCGCCAGCCCGTCGATCTGCGCCAGTTCCCGGATCAATTGCGCGAGGGTCATGCCGCCGTGGTAGGCGTTGACGTTCTGGCCCAGCAGCGTGACCTCGCGCACGCCACGCGCGACCAGCTCCTGCGCCTCGGTCAGCACGCGGTCGGCGGGGCGGGAGACTTCGGCGCCACGGGTATAGGGCACGACGCAGAAGGCGCAGAACTTGTCACAGCCTTCCTGCACGGTCAGGAACGCGGCGGGCGCGCGTTTGGCCTGCGTGCCACGGCCCTTGAGGTGGGCGAATTTATCCTCTTCAGGGAAATCGGTGTCGAGCGCGGTGTGGCCCGCGCGCACCCGCGCCTCCATCTGCGGCAGGCGGTGATAGCTTTGCGGGCCGACGACCAGATCGACGGCGGGCTGACGGCGCATGATCTCTTCGCCCTCGGCCTGCGCCACGCAGCCCGCCACACCGATCTTGAGATCGGGCTTGTCGGCCTTGAGCTTCTTCATCCGGCCCAGTTCGGAATAGACCTTTTCGGCGGCCTTCTCGCGGATGTGGCAGGTGTTGAGCAGGATCATATCCGCATCTTCCGCACGCTCGGTCGTGACGTAGCCCTCAAGGCTCTCGGCCATGCGTTCGCTGTCGTAGACGTTCATCTGGCAGCCATACGTCTTGATAAAGAGCTTCTTTGGCGCGTCGGTGGGGGTCCGGGACATGGGAAAGGTTCCGCTGGAAGTGGTTTTCGGGGTCAGCCGCGACCTAGCAGCGCTACGGCGATCTTGCAATGCACGCCGAATTAACCGATTCTGCGGCAAAGCAGCCCGATGCAGGATCCCATGCAGTACGCAGACCTCGATACATTCATTGCCCGGCACAAGGGGGCCAGCCTGCGCGGCCCTATCGCCATCGTGCTGATCGAGGATGACGTGGAGGTCGACACGACCCTGCGGCACCACATGCAATCGGGGTTCAGACACGTCATCGCCCTGATGCCGCAAAGCTTTACCCTGCCCCGCGATTTGCAGGAAACGGTGCACCGCATCGACTATGACTGCACCGCCGAAGGGGCGACCGAACGGGCGGTCAATGCCCTTATCGCGATCGCGCCGGGGCAGTGGATCTATTACTGCTACAACGCCGAATACCTGTTCTTTCCCTTCTGCGAGACGCGCAGTGTCGGCGAAATGCTGGCCTTTCACACCGAAGAACGGCGTGACGCGATGCTGACCTATATCATTGATCTTTACGCCGACGATCTGGGGCAATACCCGCTGGCGGTCTCGCTGGATGCCGCGCATCTGGACCGTTCGGGGTACTACGCGCTCGCCCGCCCCGATCCCGCCAATGAGGGGCACCCCAAAGAACGGCAGCTTGATTTCTTCGGCGGGTTGCGCTGGCGGTTCGAGGAACACGTGCCCCCCGCCCGCCGCAAGATCGACCGCATCGCGATTTTCCGCGCTAAGCCCGGGTTGGAACTGCGCGAGGATCACACGTTTAACGACGAAGAATACAATACCTACGCCTGCCCGTGGCACCACAATATCACCGCGACGGTCTGTTCGTTCCGCACGGCCAAGGCGCTGAAGCTGAATTCAGGCAGCCGGTACGAGATCGACACGTTCACGTGGCACAACTCGGCCCCGTTTGAATGGCATTCCCGGCAATTGCTGGATCTGGGGCTGATGGAGCCGGGGCAGTGGTTTTAGGATAGACCGCTGAACTAGCCGCCGGTGCCGCGGTTCACCTTGACCTTGCTGGGCGGCAGGCTGCTGCGTGCGGGCGCGCCACCGGTTTCGGTCAGGCCCAGTTGCTCAAGCGCCTGCGCCTCGTCACTGCCCGGCGCGTAGCCAAGATCGTCGATGGCGGCCCTGGCCGGATCGCCCTGCCTTGCCGGATCGGCGGGGGTGCCCATGGCCTTTGCCACCAGCTCTGTCACGATGCCATCGACGGCGGCACGCACTTGCGGGTCGGTGCGGATCAGCGCAGCCAGGCCGATCATCATCGCGAACGCCAGTACGCGGCCCACGATGCGGGCCTTTCGCGCGCGGGATCGGCGGCTCATCAGGCGTTCTTCGCGGTATGTTTCTGCAAAGCTCATGTGCGGTAGTGTGCCGGATAATCGGGGCCAATTTAGGGCGCGCGGCAAAAAACCGCTCGCGCCTGCGGCGGGGCGCGGCTACCTGTGCGGGATGGAGACATCGTTTGAGATCTTTCTGGCCTGCGCGCCGGGGCTGGAGGACATGCTGTGCGCCGAAGCGCTGGCAGCGGGGTTCGCGGATGTCACCGCCCTCCCCGGCGGCGTGACGGTGACCGGCGGCTGGCCCGAGGTCTGGCGCGCCAATCTGCAACTGCGCGGCGCAACCCGCGTGCTGGCGCGCATCGGCGGGTTCATGGCGTTTCACCTTGCGCAGTTGGACAAACGCAGCCGCAAGTTCCCCTTTGGCGAGATCCTGCGCCGCGATGTGCCGCTGCGCGTGCAGGTCACGACCAAAGCCTCGAAAATCTACCACGCCAAGGCCGCGCAGCAGCGGGTCGAGACGGCGCTGACCGACACCCACGGGCTGACGCTGGATGCGGAGGCGGCCCTGACGCTCAAGGTGCGCATCGACGACAATGCCGTGACCTTCAGCCTCGATACCTCGGGGGAGAGCCTGCACA
Protein-coding regions in this window:
- a CDS encoding hemolysin family protein encodes the protein MGDTDGSSGAAHGARPQTTPDTDASAPDADETSKAGFFSRVIGALSPAETPGSVEMVHATPDRAATGMGNLRRMRVDDVMVPKADITAVPVTADMDELVAVFKDSGMTRLPVYEGTLDTPVGMAHLKDLALTHGFNGKPRNFNLADMVRPLVYVPPSMTIGVLLTKMQAERRHMALVIDEYGGVDGLVTIEDLIEQVVGQIEDEHDVEEDQLWTEEKPGQYLAFAKTPLRDFEEEIGQSLTDHDTVDEEEIDTLGGLVFMLSGTVPARGEVVVHPDGPEFEVLEADPRRIKRLRVRVNGAAGG
- the ybeY gene encoding rRNA maturation RNase YbeY; translated protein: MNTLDLLIECPAWAGCDLDALAPRAVAATLRHLDLDLDRCEVSLLACDDARIATLNADFRGKPTPTNVLSWPAQPLAPPAPGQAPPPPEQGFDGMIELGDIALSHDTCVREARESGLPVKAHLTHLIVHGTLHLLGFDHITDADAALMQGLEVEILGNLGLDDPYNGEHTARAPL
- a CDS encoding PhoH family protein encodes the protein MPASDTVTDTAAPQVLDLPDNRLLIDLCGPYDQNLVAIEKALEIQIIRRGNQLTLHGDPAATERGAAILNALYARLEGGRGVEPADVDMILRMGNSDAGTGVRSGDQIEMPIGGDVEIQTRKKRVEPRTQAQKAYVQALFDHEMAFGIGPAGTGKTYLAVAVGVSMFIAGKVDKIILSRPAVEAGEKLGFLPGTQDEKVDPYMQPLYDALNDFLPGKQLAKLREEKTIEIAPLAFMRGRTLSNAFVVLDEAQNATTMQMKMFLTRLGEGSRMVITGDRTQIDLPRGQASGLADAERLLKHIPKISFNYFTSKDVVRHPLVAAIIEAYEEEAARSTPGSDR
- a CDS encoding OmpA family protein, producing the protein MRAAASVALVAALALQGTAVDAQTRSQQDRDGGQYIPTIWVDPDGCEHWVMDDGVEGYMTPHTNRQGIPVCRRGNVCGVMQSDQFFATNSARISKHGQARLRDFFTKAQATSFIITGHTDSRASDAYNMRLSLNRANSVAKVAQASGVRIADVRGYGERQPAASNQTASGQAKNRRVEIICIR
- the miaB gene encoding tRNA (N6-isopentenyl adenosine(37)-C2)-methylthiotransferase MiaB; the protein is MSRTPTDAPKKLFIKTYGCQMNVYDSERMAESLEGYVTTERAEDADMILLNTCHIREKAAEKVYSELGRMKKLKADKPDLKIGVAGCVAQAEGEEIMRRQPAVDLVVGPQSYHRLPQMEARVRAGHTALDTDFPEEDKFAHLKGRGTQAKRAPAAFLTVQEGCDKFCAFCVVPYTRGAEVSRPADRVLTEAQELVARGVREVTLLGQNVNAYHGGMTLAQLIRELAQIDGLARIRYTTSHPNDMTDDLIAAHADTPALMPYLHLPVQSGSDRILKRMNRSHTAESYLRLIERIREARPDIMMSGDFIVGFPEETEADFQATLDLVAQVRYGYAYSFKYSTRPGTPAAERAQVDSAEADERLQRLQTLITRQQREIQQEMVGRDLHVLVEKVGREPGQMVGKSEYLHAVHINDCTAQIGDLVPVTITEAVTNSLGARLRTGA